In Candidatus Omnitrophota bacterium, one genomic interval encodes:
- a CDS encoding nickel-dependent hydrogenase large subunit: MRRQAHELLAIFGGKMPHQMGIVAGGVTMKPSADKIADFHFRLLRIKDFIENSYIPDVLLVAGCYPEYWKIGASAGEFLSYGALDGLFAAGIVKEGKIENLNTKEITESVKHSRFKDGENKHPSEGETEPQPEKEGAYSWVKSPRYNGLSCEVGPLARLMVNYLSRNPAVIGDIEKFLKDSGAKAENLNSVLGRHAARAFETLLVVREMEKWILALEPGGEAAVDYKIPADGEGVGLTEAPRGALGHWIKIKDSIIENYQCVVPTTWNASPRDESEQPGPIEKALEGCPVADTDNPVEPLRVVRSFDPCLACAVHLIGRKGNSEKFRVL, from the coding sequence ATAAGGCGTCAGGCGCACGAGCTCCTGGCGATATTCGGAGGAAAGATGCCCCACCAGATGGGGATCGTCGCCGGAGGGGTTACGATGAAGCCGTCCGCGGATAAAATCGCGGATTTCCATTTCCGTCTTTTAAGGATAAAAGATTTTATTGAAAATTCATATATCCCCGATGTGCTTCTTGTCGCGGGATGCTATCCGGAGTACTGGAAAATAGGAGCATCCGCTGGAGAGTTCCTTTCTTACGGAGCGTTAGACGGATTGTTCGCCGCGGGAATAGTGAAAGAAGGAAAAATTGAAAACCTGAATACGAAAGAAATAACAGAGTCCGTAAAACATTCCCGTTTTAAAGACGGCGAGAATAAGCATCCTTCGGAAGGGGAAACAGAACCCCAGCCGGAAAAAGAAGGCGCTTATTCATGGGTTAAATCGCCGAGGTATAATGGCCTGTCCTGCGAGGTGGGGCCTCTTGCGCGGCTTATGGTCAACTATCTTTCCCGCAATCCCGCGGTCATAGGAGACATTGAGAAATTTTTGAAGGATTCAGGGGCTAAAGCGGAAAACCTGAATTCTGTTCTCGGCAGGCACGCCGCCCGGGCATTTGAAACTCTTCTTGTGGTCAGAGAAATGGAAAAATGGATTCTGGCGCTTGAGCCGGGCGGAGAGGCGGCGGTGGACTATAAAATTCCGGCGGACGGAGAAGGAGTAGGGCTTACCGAAGCTCCCCGCGGCGCGTTGGGGCACTGGATAAAAATTAAAGACAGTATAATCGAGAATTATCAGTGCGTCGTCCCTACGACGTGGAACGCGTCTCCTCGTGACGAGAGCGAACAGCCGGGGCCGATAGAGAAAGCTCTTGAGGGATGTCCCGTCGCGGATACAGACAATCCCGTTGAGCCGCTGAGAGTTGTACGTTCTTTTGACCCGTGCCTGGCATGCGCCGTGCATCTGATCGGCCGGAAGGGTAATTCAGAGAAGTTCAGGGTATTATGA
- a CDS encoding hydrogenase maturation protease → MKTMVVGLGNILRRDEGIGVFLLEELKRDNDFKKFKDMEFIDGGTASFDAMSTASAGDRMIIIDAVKSGGETGTVYVMKPGDLREENMVDVHQAGLSQTFKWLEMEGKLPDVSILGVEVDDTSWSEGLSEGMMERLPLLKKKISDKINSIMKEELQVAGA, encoded by the coding sequence ATGAAAACCATGGTTGTCGGGCTTGGAAATATTTTAAGAAGAGACGAGGGTATAGGTGTGTTTCTGCTTGAAGAGCTGAAAAGAGATAATGATTTCAAAAAGTTCAAGGATATGGAATTTATTGACGGCGGCACAGCTTCTTTTGACGCGATGTCAACTGCTTCAGCCGGCGACCGTATGATTATTATAGACGCCGTGAAAAGCGGAGGGGAAACCGGAACGGTATATGTTATGAAACCCGGAGATCTGCGTGAAGAGAATATGGTAGATGTTCACCAGGCGGGTCTTTCCCAGACGTTCAAATGGCTTGAGATGGAGGGGAAACTTCCCGATGTTTCTATTTTAGGCGTTGAAGTTGACGACACTTCCTGGTCGGAGGGTTTGTCTGAAGGAATGATGGAGAGATTGCCTCTGTTAAAGAAAAAAATATCCGATAAAATAAATTCCATTATGAAAGAGGAATTACAGGTGGCGGGCGCATGA
- a CDS encoding 5,10-methylene tetrahydromethanopterin reductase, with amino-acid sequence MIISREKTKEELSELLKNEKKIFIAVCKGCAEVCNTSDAAAVEKRKKELVEMGKEVTGCVEMEFLCNRALVSLRFLRAKEQIDACDAVLVLSCGIGVQAVSAVSGKPTYPSDNTISMEGVQGLWPGDERCAQCGDCLLGYTGGICPFTACSKGLTNGQCGGAKDGICEVQKGKECGWQKIYERLKSTGRLDNLKDIKVGRKFSNMIVEEKDRKSLLYSLDNTGVEE; translated from the coding sequence ATGATAATAAGCAGAGAAAAAACAAAAGAAGAGCTTTCTGAACTTCTGAAAAACGAGAAGAAAATATTTATCGCCGTATGTAAGGGCTGCGCCGAAGTTTGCAATACATCTGACGCCGCCGCTGTGGAAAAACGAAAAAAGGAACTGGTGGAAATGGGGAAGGAAGTGACAGGATGCGTTGAAATGGAATTCCTGTGCAACAGGGCTCTCGTTTCTTTGCGGTTTCTCAGGGCGAAGGAGCAGATAGACGCCTGCGACGCTGTGCTGGTGCTCTCCTGCGGGATCGGGGTGCAGGCGGTTTCCGCCGTGTCGGGAAAACCGACATATCCCTCGGACAATACAATAAGTATGGAAGGCGTGCAGGGGCTATGGCCCGGTGATGAGAGATGCGCCCAGTGCGGGGACTGCCTTCTCGGTTACACGGGAGGAATTTGTCCTTTTACCGCCTGTTCAAAGGGTTTGACAAACGGTCAGTGCGGCGGGGCAAAAGACGGAATCTGCGAAGTGCAGAAAGGAAAAGAATGCGGCTGGCAGAAGATATACGAGCGGCTGAAAAGCACGGGCCGGCTGGATAACCTGAAAGATATAAAAGTAGGCAGAAAATTTTCAAATATGATTGTGGAGGAAAAGGACAGAAAGTCCCTTCTTTACAGTCTGGATAATACCGGAGTGGAAGAGTGA
- a CDS encoding methylenetetrahydrofolate reductase, with the protein MKLTELFEAKKFVLTSEVGPPKGWQTDKMLEEIECVRGKVTALNVTDLQAAAMRLGSLVTCRILQDKGYEPILQVTTRDRNRISLESELLGAAAFGVKNILCLTGDHPVMGDHPDTMPVFDLDSVSLLHAASVLMSGKDLAGNELEGDAPDFCLGCVVNPGADPLEPQLLKLEKKIKAGARFVQTQAVYEPGKFASFIDRVRKEVGDIPIMAGIVLLKSAGMAKFMNKNVAGVHVPDEFIEEMTFPKGTPVEEKKAKSVEIGIRLVKELRPLCQGIHFMPLGWDDCVSEIIKQT; encoded by the coding sequence GTGAAACTGACAGAACTTTTTGAAGCAAAGAAATTCGTCCTCACTTCCGAAGTCGGGCCGCCCAAGGGCTGGCAGACGGACAAGATGCTTGAGGAGATTGAATGCGTCCGGGGGAAAGTAACGGCTCTCAACGTCACGGATCTGCAGGCGGCAGCGATGCGCCTGGGGTCACTGGTGACCTGCCGCATCCTCCAGGACAAGGGTTATGAACCCATTCTTCAGGTAACGACAAGGGACAGGAACCGCATCTCGCTTGAGTCCGAGCTCCTGGGCGCGGCCGCGTTCGGGGTGAAGAATATACTATGCCTTACCGGCGACCATCCGGTTATGGGCGACCATCCCGATACCATGCCGGTTTTCGATCTTGATTCCGTTTCTCTTCTTCATGCCGCAAGCGTGCTTATGAGCGGTAAAGATCTCGCGGGCAACGAACTTGAAGGAGATGCTCCTGATTTCTGCCTCGGATGCGTGGTAAATCCCGGCGCCGACCCTCTGGAGCCCCAGCTGCTTAAACTTGAAAAAAAGATTAAAGCCGGCGCGCGGTTTGTCCAGACACAGGCGGTGTATGAACCGGGTAAATTCGCTTCTTTTATAGACAGGGTAAGAAAGGAAGTGGGGGATATTCCCATAATGGCTGGAATCGTCCTTCTTAAATCAGCGGGCATGGCAAAATTTATGAACAAAAATGTCGCCGGTGTGCACGTGCCTGACGAGTTTATAGAAGAGATGACTTTTCCTAAAGGAACTCCCGTCGAGGAAAAGAAAGCGAAAAGCGTAGAAATAGGAATAAGACTTGTCAAAGAACTCAGGCCCCTGTGTCAGGGGATACATTTCATGCCTCTGGGCTGGGACGACTGTGTTTCCGAAATAATTAAACAAACTTAA
- the gltA gene encoding NADPH-dependent glutamate synthase, whose translation MPIIKNKTEMPKQDAVARAANFDEVALGYSPEQALTEAGRCLFCKDKPCVAGCPVGIDIPAFIELVKDNKFFEAYLKIKETNCLPAVCGRVCPQEDQCELVCTMGKRFEPVAIGYLERFVADFAYKQNPVETSSSDAVKQRAAKKVAVIGSGPGGLTAAGELAGAGFGVTVFEALHDAGGVLVYGIPEFRLPKEIVRKEVENLKKAGVDFKFGYVIGNTKTIKQLFSEGYDAIYIGIGAGLPKFMGLPGENLNGVYSANEFLTRTNLMKAYRFPEYVTPVKKIRNAAVIGGGNVAMDSCRCALRMKAENVYNIYRRSRKEMPAREEEIVNAQEEGIKFNFLVNPVEIIDDGKGFVSAIKCSKMELGEPDESGRRRPVVIPGEFLTFEVDTVVIAVGAGANPLLTSTVKELKLNQWGYIETELETMETSIKNIFAGGDIVTGSATVISAMGAGKKAARSIIRRLSE comes from the coding sequence ATGCCTATAATAAAGAACAAAACGGAGATGCCGAAGCAGGATGCGGTGGCCAGAGCGGCTAATTTCGATGAAGTGGCCCTGGGATATTCCCCCGAACAGGCATTGACAGAAGCGGGCAGATGCCTGTTCTGTAAGGACAAACCCTGCGTCGCGGGCTGTCCGGTAGGAATAGACATACCCGCTTTTATCGAACTTGTAAAGGATAATAAATTCTTTGAGGCTTATCTGAAAATAAAAGAAACAAACTGCCTTCCCGCCGTCTGCGGGAGGGTCTGCCCTCAGGAGGACCAGTGCGAACTGGTCTGCACGATGGGGAAGAGATTCGAACCCGTCGCGATAGGATACCTCGAGCGGTTTGTCGCCGACTTCGCCTATAAACAAAACCCTGTTGAAACTTCCTCGTCTGACGCAGTCAAACAGCGGGCGGCCAAAAAAGTGGCTGTCATAGGTTCCGGCCCCGGCGGCCTTACGGCGGCCGGCGAACTTGCCGGGGCGGGATTCGGCGTGACGGTTTTTGAAGCTCTCCATGATGCCGGCGGTGTTCTTGTTTACGGAATACCCGAGTTCCGCCTGCCCAAGGAAATAGTCAGAAAAGAAGTGGAAAATCTGAAAAAGGCGGGCGTGGATTTCAAATTCGGCTATGTTATCGGAAACACCAAAACAATAAAACAATTGTTTTCGGAAGGATACGACGCCATATACATCGGTATAGGCGCGGGGCTTCCGAAATTCATGGGATTGCCCGGAGAAAACCTTAACGGTGTGTATTCGGCAAACGAATTCCTGACGCGGACAAATCTGATGAAAGCGTACAGGTTTCCGGAATACGTCACGCCCGTAAAAAAGATAAGAAACGCGGCGGTCATCGGCGGCGGCAACGTGGCGATGGATTCATGCAGGTGCGCTCTGAGGATGAAAGCGGAGAACGTCTATAATATTTACCGGCGCTCACGCAAAGAGATGCCCGCCCGTGAAGAGGAGATAGTCAATGCGCAGGAGGAAGGTATAAAATTTAATTTCCTCGTCAATCCCGTGGAAATAATCGACGACGGAAAGGGTTTCGTCAGTGCTATAAAATGTTCGAAAATGGAACTTGGTGAGCCGGATGAGTCCGGAAGGCGGCGTCCTGTCGTAATACCGGGGGAATTTTTAACATTTGAAGTTGATACGGTGGTTATCGCCGTGGGCGCCGGGGCAAATCCTCTCCTTACCTCCACGGTGAAGGAACTCAAACTTAATCAATGGGGATACATTGAAACCGAACTCGAAACAATGGAGACCTCGATAAAAAACATTTTTGCGGGCGGTGATATCGTAACCGGTTCCGCAACCGTTATATCAGCTATGGGCGCTGGCAAAAAGGCCGCCCGCTCAATAATCCGGCGCCTTTCGGAATAG
- a CDS encoding sulfide/dihydroorotate dehydrogenase-like FAD/NAD-binding protein, with translation MFEIKKKEQLAGDTVLFAVDAPDIAENGRPGQFVMVMVNEEGERIPLTIADFDPASGTITIVFKILGKTTGDLGRLKEGDRIFNIAGPLGKPSETGKTGKIIMVAGGIGIALIHPIAGAMKKSGNNVTSIIGAQNKDMIFWVDKIKDVSSEVIVTTDDGSLGKKGFVTGELKVLLESKEKPGLVFAVGPVVMMKAVADLTRHYKVKTVVSLNPIMVDGTGMCGSCRVEVGGKTMFACVDGPDFDAHEVDFSLLSKRQNVYLELEKEAMGSPHKCKCL, from the coding sequence ATGTTTGAAATCAAAAAGAAAGAGCAACTTGCCGGGGATACGGTGCTGTTTGCCGTTGATGCCCCTGACATTGCCGAAAACGGGAGGCCCGGCCAGTTCGTAATGGTGATGGTCAATGAAGAAGGCGAAAGGATCCCGCTGACAATAGCCGATTTTGACCCGGCCTCGGGCACGATTACAATTGTCTTCAAAATACTCGGTAAAACCACCGGCGATCTCGGCCGTCTGAAAGAAGGTGACCGCATATTCAATATAGCCGGGCCTCTCGGCAAACCCAGCGAAACCGGAAAAACCGGCAAAATTATCATGGTCGCCGGAGGAATAGGCATCGCCCTCATCCATCCGATCGCGGGAGCGATGAAAAAATCGGGCAACAACGTGACCTCAATAATCGGAGCGCAGAATAAGGATATGATATTCTGGGTGGATAAGATAAAAGATGTCAGCAGTGAGGTCATTGTAACGACTGACGACGGCTCGCTCGGAAAAAAGGGATTTGTCACCGGGGAGCTCAAAGTTTTGCTCGAGTCAAAAGAAAAACCCGGCCTTGTTTTTGCGGTCGGCCCCGTGGTGATGATGAAGGCGGTTGCGGATCTTACAAGACATTATAAAGTAAAAACGGTGGTCAGTTTGAACCCTATAATGGTGGACGGCACCGGCATGTGCGGCTCGTGCAGGGTCGAGGTCGGGGGCAAGACGATGTTTGCCTGTGTTGACGGGCCTGATTTCGACGCTCATGAGGTTGATTTCAGCCTCTTATCAAAAAGACAGAACGTTTATCTCGAACTGGAGAAGGAAGCTATGGGATCACCCCATAAATGTAAATGCCTATAA
- a CDS encoding bifunctional 5,10-methylenetetrahydrofolate dehydrogenase/5,10-methenyltetrahydrofolate cyclohydrolase, whose protein sequence is MGEIIDGKRIASEIKEEIRKSQLKPKLVAVQVGENPASRVYVNNQKKAAEELGIGYELVEMDVSTSADELKSRIEKLNTDISVNGIILQMPLPAGLDAKDFQAIINPLKDVEGLNPANLGKIVLGEIGLAPCTAMAVWEIIKRENIDIKGKEAVIVGHSSIVGKPVNMLLLSSLNESATTTCCHIATKDLAFHTKRADILIVAAGKAGLIKGEMIKEGAVVIDVGINRVPVLDEKGEPVLNENGKPKKKTVGDVEYETALERAGRITPVPGGVGPVTTAILFKNLLYACSLQK, encoded by the coding sequence ATGGGAGAAATCATTGACGGAAAGAGAATCGCTTCGGAAATCAAAGAGGAAATCAGGAAATCGCAGTTAAAACCCAAACTGGTTGCGGTTCAGGTCGGAGAGAACCCCGCCTCAAGGGTTTATGTGAACAACCAGAAAAAGGCGGCCGAAGAACTGGGGATAGGCTATGAACTTGTTGAAATGGATGTCTCAACTTCCGCAGACGAGCTTAAATCCCGTATAGAAAAACTCAACACCGACATTTCCGTCAACGGCATAATACTTCAAATGCCTCTGCCGGCGGGGCTGGACGCCAAGGATTTTCAGGCGATCATAAATCCGTTAAAGGACGTAGAGGGACTGAATCCGGCGAACCTCGGTAAAATCGTCCTCGGAGAGATCGGCCTTGCCCCGTGCACGGCGATGGCTGTGTGGGAGATAATAAAACGGGAGAATATAGATATAAAGGGGAAAGAGGCGGTTATCGTCGGGCATTCGTCCATCGTCGGGAAACCCGTGAACATGCTGCTCCTGTCTTCTCTGAACGAGTCGGCTACGACGACATGCTGTCACATCGCCACAAAAGATCTCGCGTTCCATACAAAAAGGGCGGACATACTGATAGTCGCCGCGGGTAAAGCCGGACTGATCAAGGGTGAAATGATAAAAGAGGGCGCCGTGGTGATCGATGTGGGGATCAACCGCGTCCCGGTGCTGGACGAAAAAGGCGAACCCGTTTTGAACGAGAATGGAAAACCGAAAAAGAAGACTGTGGGAGACGTGGAATATGAGACGGCGCTTGAAAGGGCCGGAAGAATCACCCCCGTTCCGGGCGGAGTAGGCCCTGTGACCACGGCGATTCTTTTCAAAAATCTTCTTTATGCCTGTAGCCTGCAAAAATAA